The Thermotoga caldifontis AZM44c09 genomic interval ATGGTCGTGGCGGACATCCCTCCATTCTTCAAAGAAGGTATGAGGCTCGACGTGGTCGTCGCATCCATAGGCGATGCGAAGTCCCTCGAAGGTGGCATCCTGCTCCAGACACCGCTGTTCGGTGCGGACGGTAATGTGTACGCGGTGGCGCAGGGCAGTGTGAGCACGGGCGGAGCGGAGGTGAAGGTCTCGGCGAACCTGCAATCCAAGTACAAGGTTGTCGGCTTCATTCCGGCGGGTGCCATAGTCGAACGGGAGATACCTTTCGAGTTCGCCCAGTCCAGCACGGTGACGCTTTTGTTGAACCGGCCAGATTTCACAACCGCGGCGAGGGTCGCGCAGGCGATAAACACCACCTTCGACAGGAAGATCGCCAAAGCGATCGATGCTTCCACCATAAAGATAGATGTGCCTTCAGCGTTTGAAGACGATGTGATATCTTTCTTAGCGCTCGTGGAGGAGATCGAGGTTTCCGTCGATGCGCCAGCAAAGGTTGTTGTCAACGAGAAAACGGGGACCATCGTGTTCGGTGGTAACGTGAAGGTGCTCGATTTCACGTTGTCCTACGGAGTTTTCAACGTGACGATCAGGAATGGAAAGCTGGCCGAAAACGGGACGGAAGCCACGGTTGGTGCACTCGTTTCAGCTCTGAAGAGTCTCGGTGCCACACCACAGGACATCATCGCGATACTGCAATCCATGCACAAGGCTGGCGTGCTGCTCGCAGACTTGGTGGTGATGTGAATGGTTGGACCAGTTCCTTCGATCGGCAAAAGTTCAGACAAACTTTGGAACGCGTGTGCAGATTTCACCGCGACGATCTTTTACGATGTGCTCAAGAGGATGTACCAGTCGATTCCAAAATCCAGCCTGTTCAGGCGAACACTCGCAGAGGACTGGTTCATGAACATGACCCTCTACGAGTATTCGAGGATGGCCACGAGGCAGGAACTCTCTTCTCTCACGAACCTGATTTACGAGGCGCTGGCAAAGAAAGCGTACAAGAACAATCTTTCAATGTGAGGTGATCGTATGAACATCGAAGTGGTTCAGGTGAACATACCGGAAGGTGCGAACGTGATTCTGGGTCACTCACACTTCATCAAAACGGTGGAAGATCTGTACGAGGTTGTGGTGACGACGAATCCGAACATGAAATTCGGACTCGCGTTCAACGAGGCGAGCGGACCTTGCCTGGTCAGGTACGAAGGCAACGATCAGGAACTCATCGATGTCGCGATCGATAATGCAAAAAGGATCGGAGCGGGACATTTGTTCGTGCTGGTCATCAAGAACGGTTATCCCATCAACATCCTCAACCAGATCAAAAACGTTCAGGAAGTGTGCAGGATCTTCGCCGCCACTGCGAACCCGCTTCAGGTGCTCGTGGTGCAGACCGATCAGGGAAGGGCCGTCATAGGTGTCGTGGACGGTTACGCGGTGAAAGGTGTCGAGACGGACAAAGATAGAGAATGGAGGCACAACTTCCTGAGACAGATCACGAAGTACAAGAAGTGAAGCGATGTGAGCGGCATCTTCAACCCGCCCGCGGGGCGGGTTTTATTTTTGTGACCCTCAACTCATATATCTTGATAATGAATTCGATGATATGAGATATATTCATATATAGGGTCAATATTTACTAAAGACACTTGACAAAAATTGAGGGACATGATAAACTTTTTCTCGGAGGTGAGAACATGTTGGAGTACTTGCTCGCAAAGATCAGGCACGAAGAACTCCTCAAAGAGGCAGAGAAGGAAAGGTTGATAAGGGAAGCTCAGAAGCAGTTCAAAGTCCTGCATGGTTCCAACGTTCAACAGGGTCAGGCGAGCGAAAAGAAAAAAGAAACGCTCAGGGTCTGAGTTCGCGGAACACACCTTGCAGACGTCGCGGCCAGAGTCTTATAATCTTTTTGTATGGTGCGACAACGTTTGACTTCGGTCTCGATAGAATTCTTCGCTTACGCATCACTCGCATGCATGACTCTGTTGAGCCAATATTTCGTTCGCATCGGTCTGTCTCCGTCCATCGTTGGTTTGCTCATGGCCTTACCTTCCATCAACGCGTTGTGGGCAAACCAGCTTTATTTTTTTCTGGCCTACAAACTGGGTGTGAAGAAAGTGGTTCTCTACTTCTCCCTTCTGGGAATCGCTTCCGTATGGTCTCTCTTTGCCTCCAGAACCGTGGCTCTCATCTTCACTTTCAGTTTTCTTTTGATGTTTTCGCAGGGCGCACTGGTTCCGCTTCTGGAATCTTCCTTGGTGGAGTTCGCGAGTCAATCGAACTTCGCCTACGGTAAAATAAGGCTCTTCGGCACACTCGGTTACGCCTTCGCTTCTTTCGTGATAGCCAGGCTGGTCAGCAGGGGTTTCAGCTCGTTGTTCGTGCTCTACTCACTTCTGTTCTTCTTGATAGGCTTCGCGGTGCAGACGAGTGAGCTTGGGGTGCGATTCCACCGCAGACCTTCCGTGCGAGCGGTCGATAAAAGATTCTTTCTGCTTTTCACGGTTGTGACTGCTTCTGTAGGTTTCAACCTGTTCAACAGCGTTTTCTTGCCTGTCCTTGTTGAATCGAAGCGTTTCCGGCCAGAGAGCGTCGGTCTGAGCCTCGCGCTCATGGCGATGAGCGAGATTCCCTTTTTATTGCTCGCCGAGCGGATCGTCAAAAAATTTGGAAGTCTCAGACTGCTTCTCAGTGCGTTCTTCGTCGTGGGACTCAGGTTGGTTTTGACTCCTTTAGCAGTTAACGAGGCTCAGCTGATACTCATCCAGCTCCTGCACGGCTGGACTTACATAGTGATCTACTATTCGGTGCTGTTCTTGATGAGGCGGATGCTTTCGGGTCACGTTCTGGAAGGTACGCAGATAGTTTTCT includes:
- a CDS encoding flagellar basal body P-ring protein FlgI, with amino-acid sequence MLFLMMIVLTVAIFASARIKDIAKFRGVRDNQLFGIGIVVGLNGTGDSGKINSTVLSNIAKTLGVTMNPEDLKTRNSAMVMVVADIPPFFKEGMRLDVVVASIGDAKSLEGGILLQTPLFGADGNVYAVAQGSVSTGGAEVKVSANLQSKYKVVGFIPAGAIVEREIPFEFAQSSTVTLLLNRPDFTTAARVAQAINTTFDRKIAKAIDASTIKIDVPSAFEDDVISFLALVEEIEVSVDAPAKVVVNEKTGTIVFGGNVKVLDFTLSYGVFNVTIRNGKLAENGTEATVGALVSALKSLGATPQDIIAILQSMHKAGVLLADLVVM
- a CDS encoding adenosine-specific kinase, with the translated sequence MNIEVVQVNIPEGANVILGHSHFIKTVEDLYEVVVTTNPNMKFGLAFNEASGPCLVRYEGNDQELIDVAIDNAKRIGAGHLFVLVIKNGYPINILNQIKNVQEVCRIFAATANPLQVLVVQTDQGRAVIGVVDGYAVKGVETDKDREWRHNFLRQITKYKK
- a CDS encoding MFS transporter: MVRQRLTSVSIEFFAYASLACMTLLSQYFVRIGLSPSIVGLLMALPSINALWANQLYFFLAYKLGVKKVVLYFSLLGIASVWSLFASRTVALIFTFSFLLMFSQGALVPLLESSLVEFASQSNFAYGKIRLFGTLGYAFASFVIARLVSRGFSSLFVLYSLLFFLIGFAVQTSELGVRFHRRPSVRAVDKRFFLLFTVVTASVGFNLFNSVFLPVLVESKRFRPESVGLSLALMAMSEIPFLLLAERIVKKFGSLRLLLSAFFVVGLRLVLTPLAVNEAQLILIQLLHGWTYIVIYYSVLFLMRRMLSGHVLEGTQIVFWMSLQGVGPLLGSSVGGVVVEHLGTKATYLTFGFIAISLVLVGWFIEKNCFEGE